A stretch of the Nicotiana tabacum cultivar K326 chromosome 6, ASM71507v2, whole genome shotgun sequence genome encodes the following:
- the LOC107832193 gene encoding periodic tryptophan protein 2, protein MNYRFQNLLGAPYRGGNAVVVNNTLLISPVGNRVSVTDLVKSETITLPSQSSTNLRRLAASPDGVFLLAIDESNRCLFINLRRRAVLHRITFKHPVAAAKFSPDGQLIAVAAGKLLQIWRSPGFRKEFFPFELIRTFSDCNDKITSLDWSPDSDYVLAGSKDLTVRLFCLKKSVKYNKPFLFLGHRDVIIGAFFGTDKKTNKVCRVYTVSRDGAIFSWGCSEIDGNGNFDEPVEVISEPESPGTPDQVQGNNVEADSGGTVKKRKNFDGKDGDTLDVEDRFQLHRLKWELIKKDFFMQAPAKLTACDYHRGLDMIVVGFSNGVFGLYQMPDFVCIHLLSISREKITTAVFNDLGNWLTFGCARLGQLLVWEWKSESYILKHQGHYFDVNCLAYSPDSQLLATGADDNKIKVWTVSSGFCFVTFSEHTNAVTALHFMASNHCLLSASLDGTVRAWDLFRYRNFRTFTTPTSKQFVSLASDQSGEVICAGTLDSFEIFVWSMKTGRLLDVLSGHEGPVHGLMFSPSNAILASSSWDKTVRLWDVFEGKGAVETFPHTHDVLTAVYRPDGKQLACSTLDGHIHFWDPIEGLLMYTIEGRRDIAGGRLMTDRRSAANSTSGKCFTTLCYSADGSYILAGGNSKYICMYDVADQVLLRRFQITHNLSLDGVLDILNSKNMTESGPLNLIDDDNSDTEEGIDKQVRNKLAYDLPGSMPNHGRPVIRTKCLRISPTGRSWAAATTEGVLIYSMDESFIFDPTDLDIDVTPEAVDAALKENQTSRALILSLRLNEDGLIKKCIIGVGPADIPAVASSVPVKYIQRLVEALAYLLENSPHLEFILRWCQELCKIHGHSIQQNSRNLLPALKSLQKAITRLHQDLADTCSSNEYLLRYLCSASDAK, encoded by the exons ATGAATTACAGGTTCCAGAACCTTCTCGGAGCTCCTTACAGAGGCGGCAATGCCGTTGTAGTGAACAATACACTTCTAATTTCCCCCGTCGGTAACCGTGTCTCTGTCACTGACCTTGTCAAATCCGAAACCATTACGTTGCCCTCACAGTCCTCCACCAATCTCCGCCGCCTCGCCGCCTCACCTGACGGCGTATTTCTCCTCGCTATCGACGAAAGCAACCGTTGCCTCTTCATCAACCTCCGCCGCCGCGCTGTCCTTCACCGCATTACATTCAAGCATCCCGTTGCGGCTGCTAAGTTTAGCCCCGACGGACAGCTCATCGCCGTTGCTGCCGGTAAGCTCCTGCAAATTTGGCGCTCGCCTGGTTTTAGAAAAGAGTTCTTTCCGTTTGAGTTGATTAGGACATTCTCCGATTGTAATGATAAAATCACGTCGCTCGATTGGAGCCCTGATTCTGATTACGTGCTGGCCGGGTCTAAAGACCTAACTGTGAGGCTCTTTTGTTTGAAAAAATCAGTTAAATATAATAAGCCGTTTCTATTTTTAGGCCATAGGGATGTGATTATAGGTGCTTTCTTTGGAACTGATAAGAAAACTAATAAGGTTTGTAGAGTTTATACCGTATCCCGGGATGGTGCCATTTTTAGCTGGGGCTGCAGTGAAATTGATggaaatggaaattttgatgAACCAGTAGAGGTTATTTCAGAGCCAGAATCACCAGGTACACCAGACCAAGTGCAAGGGAATAATGTAGAAGCTGATAGTGGTGGAACGGTTAAAAAAAGGAAGAATTTTGATGGGAAAGATGGTGATACATTGGATGTAGAAGATAGATTTCAGTTGCACAGACTGAAATGGGAGTTGATAAAGAAAGACTTCTTCATGCAAGCACCAGCAAAGTTAACGGCTTGTGATTATCATAGGGGTCTTGATATGATCGTTGTTGGTTTTTCTAATGGGGTCTTTGGTTTATATCAAATGCCTGATTTCGTGTGCATTCACTTGTTGTCCATCTCGAGAGAGAAGATTACCACGGCTGTTTTTAATGATCTCGGGAATTGGTTGACTTTCGGATGTGCAAGGCTTGGACAGTTGCTTGTATGGGAGTGGAAATCAGAGAGTTACATACTGAAGCACCAGGGGCACTATTTTGATGTAAACTGCCTTGCATATTCACCAGATTCTCAGCTCTTGGCCACAGGAGCAGATGATAACAAAATTAAG GTCTGGACTGTTTCATCGGGTTTCTGCTTTGTAACATTCTCTGAGCACACAAATGCAGTTACTGCACTTCATTTCATGGCTAGCAACCATTGTCTATTAAGTGCCTCTTTGGATGGGACAGTTCGCGCGTGGGATCTATTCAGATATAGAAACTTCAGAACTTTTACTACCCCTACATCTAAGCAATTTGTTTCTTTAGCTTCTGATCAGAGTGGTGAAGTGATATGTGCTGGAACCCTTGACTCATTTGAG ATCTTTGTCTGGTCAATGAAGACGGGCAGATTGCTAGATGTTCTTAGCGGTCATGAGGGTCCTGTTCATGGGCTAATGTTTTCTCCTTCTAAT GCTATTTTGGCATCCTCGTCATGGGACAAAACTGTTCGCTTGTGGGACGTTTTTGAAGGAAAAGGAGCAGTTGAAACATTTCCTCACACTCATGATGTCCTCACAGCTGTTTATCGTCCTGATGGAAAGCAGCTGGCATGTAGCACCCTGGATGGACATATTCATTTCTGGGATCCAATTGAGGGTCTGCTGATGTACACAATTGAAGGCCGAAGGGATATTGCAGGTGGACGTCTCATGACTGATCGTAGATCAGCAGCTAACTCAACTTCTGGAAAGTGCTTCACAACCTTGTGTTATTCTGCTGATGGGAGCTATATATTAGCTGGTGGAAATAGCAAATACATTTGTATGTATGATGTTGCTGATCAG GTGTTGCTGCGTCGCTTCCAGATAACCCACAATCTTTCCTTGGATGGGGTTCTGGACATTTTGAACTCCAAAAACATGACAGAGAGTGGTCCGCTCAATCTAATTGATGATGATAATAGTGATACTGAAGAAGGCATTGATAAGCAAGTGAGAAATAAATTGGCATATGACTTGCCTGGGTCAATGCCCAACCATGGAAGACCAGTTATTCGTACAAAATGCCTGAGAATTTCCCCGACTGGCAGGAGTTGGGCAGCTGCAACTACGGAAGGGGTCTTGATTTATTCTATGGATGAGTCTTTTATCTTTGACCCCACTGATCTGGACATAGATGTTACTCCAGAA GCCGTTGATGCAGCACTAAAAGAAAATCAGACTAGTCGAGCATTGATTCTTAGCTTACGTTTAAATGAAGACGGTTTGATTAAGAAGTGCATTATTGGTGTCGGTCCTGCAGATATACCAGCCGTAGCTTCCTCAGTCCCTGTTAAATATATTCAGAGATTAGTCGAGGCATTGGCATATCTGCTGGAGAACTCCCCGCACTTGGAGTTCATTCTCAGATGGTGTCAG GAACTTTGCAAAATCCATGGCCATTCTATTCAGCAGAATTCCAGAAACTTGCTTCCTGCTCTAAAATCGTTGCAGAAGGCAATTACTAGGTTGCATCAAGATTTGGCTGATACATGTTCCTCTAATGAATATTTGCTTCGATATTTGTGCTCTGCAAGTGATGCGAAGTGA